One Pagrus major chromosome 11, Pma_NU_1.0 genomic region harbors:
- the LOC141005093 gene encoding interferon-induced protein with tetratricopeptide repeats 3-like, producing the protein MMSQTSLESKLDALQCHFTWDLDPSRSKLFHLRYQLEDIGTEEGNSWLGHIYNLWGYVQYKLGFTEDAQSLFNKAAEAFCQTRRADEGPWLVVNYGNQAWLHHHLGEQAESQAYLSKVDALMNKYPSPSQDELHPEIYAEKAWTLMKFSADKKQLAADYFQRAIRMQPDMVEWFTSRVIALVSASMHSNTGLDADVLEEMRIAKEEDTENLYLAALYLQECAKKGERVEDEARELARKILMNPVSSYSGVKPLLWVYVRYVSVDEAIDLAEEALRHHPDVRYLKRCVAFCYRSKIIFIRDGPPDKSMIEKAISLHEELISIYPESSLLRKIDLANIYAKSNHSQAKTEQIYQELLERDLDPADKQMVYNRYAIHLHVVLKDTCRSVRYNMRAAEIPIQSYFRQNSVTNLEKIKDSNWHPMRGEVKEFLEKLPEPQ; encoded by the exons aTGATGAG TCAAACATCACTGGAGTCCAAACTGGACGCCCTGCAGTGCCACTTCACCTGGGATCTGGACCCCAGCAGGTCCAAACTCTTCCATCTCAGGTACCAGCTGGAGGACATCGGCACCGAGGAGGGAAACAGCTGGCTGGGTCACATTTACAACCTGTGGGGGTACGTTCAATACAAGCTGGGGTTCACCGAAGACGCCCAGAGTTTGTTCAACAAGGCTGCAGAGGCCTTCTGCCAGACAAGAAGAGCAGATGAGGGTCCCTGGTTAGTGGTGAACTACGGGAACCAGGCTTGGCTGCACCACCACCTGGGAGAACAAGCAGAGAGTCAGGCTTACCTGTCAAAGGTCGACGCCCTGATGAATAAATACCCATCTCCATCCCAGGACGAGCTCCATCCAGAGATCTACGCTGAGAAAGCCTGGACCCTGATGAAGTTCAGCGCAGACAAGAAGCAGCTGGCTGCAGATTACTTCCAGAGAGCCATCAGGATGCAGCCGGACATGGTGGAGTGGTTCACCAGCCGTGTGATAGCGTTAGTCAGTGCTTCTATGCACAGCAACACAGGACTGGATGCTGACGTCTTGGAGGAAATGAGAATTGCAAAGGAAGAAGATACAGAGAACTTGTACCTCGCTGCTCTCTACCTTCAGGAATGTgcaaagaaaggagaaagagtTGAGGATGAAGCACGAGAGTTAGCCAGAAAGATTTTGATGAATCcagtcagcagctacagtggtgTGAAACCTTTGCTATGGGTTTACGTTCGCTATGTATCTGTTGATGAGGCCATTGATTTGGCAGAGGAGGCTCTGAGACATCATCCCGATGTGCGTTATCTGAAGAGATGTGTTGCATTCTGCTACAGATCAAAGATCATTTTTATTAGGGACGGTCCCCCAGACAAAAGCATGATAGAAAAAGCCATCAGTCTCCATGAGGAGCTGATTTCTATTTACCCTGAGTCTTCTCTTTTGAGGAAAATAGACCTCGCAAACATATACGCAAAGTCAAATCACAGCCAGGCAAAAACTGAGCAGATTTACCAGGAACTGCTAGAGAGGGATCTggatcctgcagacaaacagatggTTTACAACAGATATGCAATCCATCTACACGTTGTACTGAAGGATACCTGCAGGTCAGTAAGATATAACATGAGGGCAGCAGAGATACCGATACAATCCTACTTTCGTCAGAACAGCGTCACAAATCTAGAGAAGATTAAAGACAGTAACTGGCACCCGATGAGAGGAGAAGTAAAGGAGTTTCTGGAAAAGCTGCCAGAGCCACAGTGA